The genomic stretch ATTTAAGCAAAGGGGAAGTAAATGTGTTCAATGAGAACTTCTTCCGTGACCTATCCGCCTACTATATGGAATGGCAAGTACTGAAAGATGGAAAAATAATCCGCACCGGACGCGTGGATGATTTAAAAATCGCTCCTCAGGAAACAGCCAAAATTACGTTGAATATCGGCAAGACCTGTACCTGCAAGGAATGGTTGCTGAACGTTTCCTACAAACTGAAAAACCGCGAAGGTTTGCTGCCTGCAGGTTTCACCGTCGCCAAGAATCAGTTGACACTGAATGATTACAAAGCACCGTCTATGGATTTGAAGAACGTGGAAACAACCAATGTAGCCACCGTTGTTCCGCAAATCATCGACAACCAATATCATTATCTGATCGTAAAAGGCAATAACTTCGTAGCCGAGTTCAACAAACAGAACGGTTACTTAAGCAAATATGCAGTGGACGGAACGGAAATGCTGAAAGAAGGCGCAGCCCTGACCCCTAACTTCTGGCGTGCCCCGACAGACAATGATATGGGAGCCGGCCTGCAAAACAAATATGCAGCATGGAAGAACCCGGGATTGAAACTGGTTTCCTTGAATTCCAAAACAGAAAATGACCAGATAGTAGTGAATGCGGAATATGACATGAAGAATGTTTCCGCCAAATTATATCTGACTTATGTCATCAACAACGAAGGAGCCATCAAAGTGACCCAAAAGATGACAGCCGACAAGAATGCCACAGTATCTCCGATGTTCCGCTTCGGTATGCAAATGCAGATGCCTAAGTGTTTTGAAACCGTAGAATATTATGGTCGTGGTCCGGTAGAAAACTACAGTGACCGCAACCACAGCACAGACTTGGGTATTTATCGCCAAAGTGTGGATGAACAATTCTATTCCTATATCCGTCCGCAGGAAACAGGAACCAAGACCGATATCCGTTGGTGGAAGCAACTGAATGCCGGTGGTAACGGACTGAAGGTGGTAGGTGATGCTCCATTCTCCGCATCTGCCTTGCATTATACCATCTGTTCACTGGATGATGGCGAACAAAAAGACCAGCGTCACTCGCCCGAAGTACAGAAAGCAGACCTGACCAACCTGATTATCGACAAGGCTCAGATGGGATTAGGTTGTGTAAACAGCTGGGGAGCTCTGCCGTTGCCTCAATATATGTTGCCTTACGGTGATTATGAATTTACTTTCATCCTGACTCCGGTAAAACATCAGATTGAAATAGAATAAGACAAGAATTTAAACGATAGAAACAGGGTGGCTGGATTTGGTTCTCAGCCACCCTATTCTATTCTCTCTGTTCTTCATAGCTACCGCCATCTACAATTTCCTATGCAACAAGTGTAACACAAGTAGCTGGCCTAATCATCTCCTTTCAAGATACATTTTCCACCTTTTTTCCCTTCAAATCCTTCATACACAACCAATACACTGAATATCAAACTATTACAATGAATCATTCTTATTCCAATCCTTCATAAATTCTTCATAAAGTTATATCCGTTCCCTTTGCATGAACCAACCACGGGAATCCATTCCGACAACCCATCGAATCTTTTTCCTTATTTTACCGTACCCGATTACAAACCTCGGTTGTATTACTCATAAAGAACAATTAAACACTAGTAAAATGAGACCAGACGGCTATTTGAAAACAGCGTGGATCATGACCATATTATTCAGCATCATCCTTCCGCTTCATTCACAAACACCCCGGCAATTCTCTATAGAATTAAAGGACAAACCACTTCCCGCTGCCCTTAAACTAATCGAAAAGGAAGGTGGAAAGAATATTATCTTCTCCTATAACGAAACTGAAAGTTACCGGGTTACAGCCTCCATCCGGCAAAAAACTGAACTTGAAGCCATCGGCACTGTCCTGAACGGCACTCCTTTCATTTGCAAAGAACGGGAAGAATACTTCGTCATACAGAAAAAGGGAAAGAATGTACCCACCACCGAAATACGAGGACAAGTAACCAATGAAAAGAATGAACCGCTGCCCTACTCCAATGTACTCTTATTGACCCCCGGCGATTCCACCTTTGTAAACGGATGTGTCACCCGTGAAGACGGAAGTTTCCTGATGATAGCGGAAGAAGGGAGACCTTACTTGATACGGGTTTCTTACATAGGCTATAAGACAGAAGTGCAACCTTACCACCCTACTCCTACGTTTCACCTGCTTCCCGACACCCAACTGATGCAGGAAGTCACCATCAGCGCCCGACGCCCCATGATAGAAGTGGGTCCCAACGGACTAAAAGCCAACGTGGCAGGAACTTCCCTGGCCCGAATGGGGTCTGCCGCAGAAATGTTGCCCCATCTTCCTTTCGTCACCGGCCGTAACGGCGAATACAATGTAATGGGATGTGGTTCTCCTGTAATCTATATAAATAATAAGAAGGTACGCGACATTACAGAACTGGAGCGTATCCGAGCCAACGAAATCTTATCCGCGGAAGTCATCACCACTCCCGGAGCCGAATATGCCTCGGACGTAGCAGCCGTCATCCGCCTCCACACCATCCGCCGGCGCGGACAAGGGTTGAGCGGCCATTTCAATACGACTTATTCACAAGGACATTCTGCCAACGCCAACGAATATATGGCATTAAATTATCGCACCGGCGGTCTGGATCTCTTTGTAAAAGGCTATCTGGCACAACAAAACTCGTATGGAAAAACCACAAATATGAACCGCATCAAGGGTTCCGCCATTTGGCAAACCAACAAAAATGATGTGCAAACCCATAAGAGCCAACGTTTTTCCGGTGAGCTGGGATTCAATTATGAACCGGATGAACACCATTCTTTCGGTCTGCGCTATATGCCCGAAACCGGAATAGGGAATGCAGACAGAAATTCATCCGGTAGAACCGTCACCAGACGTAACGATGAAGAAACCGACCGGATAAACTTTACTACAGCAGAACAAACACATACAGGTTGGGATCACGCGGCAAACGCCTACTACGCAGGAGAACTGGGCAAATGGAATATTGACTTCAACGCCGATTATCTATTCAAACGCTCGCATTCCGACCAGAACGCCATTAATAATGACGATGCAACCGTGCAAGCAGACAGTCGTATGCGCAGCTCCCTCTATGCCGCCAAGCTGGTAGTCAGTGCCCCTTTATGGAACGGACGTTTTTCATTCGGTACGGAAGAAACTTTTACCAACCGCCATGATATCTTTACCCAAAACGGTTTCTCTGCCGATGCCGACGACCACATCAAACAATCCGTATATGCCGCATTTGCTGACTATTCAAAATCCATCCGCCATTGGAAACTGAATATGGGAATACGTTATGAACATCAACAAACAGATTATTATGAAAAAGGAATAAAGATAGATGCACAAAGCCCTACCTATAATGATATTATTCCTGTATTGGCCGCCAGTTGGTCACACAATGGCAAAAGTTTCAGCCTCTCTTACCGGTTAAGGAAAAATAATCCCGACTATAGTTTATTGACCAATTCCATCCGCTATCGCAGCAAATATGAGTATTCTCAAGGAAACCCTTTGCTGAAAACACAAAAGACGCACCGTTTTTCGGCCAGTACCTCTTGGAATTGGCTCTATTTCTCAGCCTATTTCAGCCGTATTCTCAATATGTATACCAATATAATTATGCCATACAAGGAAGATACACATCCGGGCGTCCTCTTATTTGCCACACAGACCATTCCTACAACCCATAATTACGGCATTAGTCTCAACGCCTCTCCCAAGCTAGGGTATTGGGAACCGCAACTCAATGTGAATATGGCTTTTTTGGATATGAATGCGAATAAAATAGGAATCACCGAACGCCGGAACCAACCCCGTTTCTATATCAGTCTGGACAACAACTTCAACCTTCCCAAAGGCTGGTTCTTCAATATAGAAGGATATCTCTCCACCGCTTCCCGGCAAGGATTTTTTGTAACGCGCACGGAAGGACAAATCAGTGCACGCTTATCCAAATCATTTTTAAATGAAACATTAAACATAGCACTTACCGCCAATGACATTCTTCATACCGGTTACTATCATTTCAATTTATACGGCATAAACGCTTATATGGAAAATCGGATTTACCGCGACTTCCAACGCTTCGGCCTCCAAGTATCCTATAAATTCAATGCAACCAAGAGCAAATATAAAGGAACCGGAGCCGGACAAAGCGAAAAGAATCGTCTGTAACCCCAGCGGAGAAAAGGAAATTTCCGTACCTTTGTTCACGGAAGACAAGGAAACATGCAGATTTTATTCAGGAGAAGAAACCATAAAGAAGAGCACTTCGAACGACTGTTCGCAGAGATGTACCCACGCCTCGTCCGCTTTGCCGCTACCTTGATGGACAATACGGAAGAAGCCAAGGACATAGTAAGCGAAACCATGGAACAAGCCTGGAAGGAGTTCGACCAACTGAAGGAA from Phocaeicola dorei encodes the following:
- a CDS encoding outer membrane beta-barrel family protein, with the protein product MRPDGYLKTAWIMTILFSIILPLHSQTPRQFSIELKDKPLPAALKLIEKEGGKNIIFSYNETESYRVTASIRQKTELEAIGTVLNGTPFICKEREEYFVIQKKGKNVPTTEIRGQVTNEKNEPLPYSNVLLLTPGDSTFVNGCVTREDGSFLMIAEEGRPYLIRVSYIGYKTEVQPYHPTPTFHLLPDTQLMQEVTISARRPMIEVGPNGLKANVAGTSLARMGSAAEMLPHLPFVTGRNGEYNVMGCGSPVIYINNKKVRDITELERIRANEILSAEVITTPGAEYASDVAAVIRLHTIRRRGQGLSGHFNTTYSQGHSANANEYMALNYRTGGLDLFVKGYLAQQNSYGKTTNMNRIKGSAIWQTNKNDVQTHKSQRFSGELGFNYEPDEHHSFGLRYMPETGIGNADRNSSGRTVTRRNDEETDRINFTTAEQTHTGWDHAANAYYAGELGKWNIDFNADYLFKRSHSDQNAINNDDATVQADSRMRSSLYAAKLVVSAPLWNGRFSFGTEETFTNRHDIFTQNGFSADADDHIKQSVYAAFADYSKSIRHWKLNMGIRYEHQQTDYYEKGIKIDAQSPTYNDIIPVLAASWSHNGKSFSLSYRLRKNNPDYSLLTNSIRYRSKYEYSQGNPLLKTQKTHRFSASTSWNWLYFSAYFSRILNMYTNIIMPYKEDTHPGVLLFATQTIPTTHNYGISLNASPKLGYWEPQLNVNMAFLDMNANKIGITERRNQPRFYISLDNNFNLPKGWFFNIEGYLSTASRQGFFVTRTEGQISARLSKSFLNETLNIALTANDILHTGYYHFNLYGINAYMENRIYRDFQRFGLQVSYKFNATKSKYKGTGAGQSEKNRL